A genomic window from Streptomyces broussonetiae includes:
- a CDS encoding pyridoxamine 5'-phosphate oxidase family protein, protein MAMTHSVDPAAPDERYLAFWRERHLCTLTTLRPDGSPHVVPVGVTYDAASGLARVITNVSSAKVRHVRAAGTGGARVAVCQVDGRRWATLEGRARVRTEPERVAEAVRRYAERYERTPGPNPSRVVIEIEVERALGHG, encoded by the coding sequence ATGGCGATGACGCACTCCGTGGATCCGGCGGCACCGGACGAGCGTTACCTCGCGTTCTGGCGCGAACGGCATCTGTGCACGCTGACCACGCTCCGGCCCGACGGCAGCCCGCACGTGGTACCGGTCGGGGTGACCTACGACGCGGCGTCCGGACTGGCTCGGGTGATCACCAACGTGTCCAGCGCGAAGGTACGGCACGTCCGCGCGGCCGGCACCGGGGGCGCCCGCGTGGCGGTGTGCCAGGTGGACGGCCGGCGCTGGGCCACCCTGGAAGGGCGTGCGCGGGTGCGGACGGAACCGGAACGGGTCGCGGAGGCGGTGCGGCGCTACGCCGAGCGCTACGAGCGGACGCCGGGGCCGAATCCGTCGCGCGTGGTGATCGAGATCGAGGTCGAGCGGGCGCTGGGCCATGGCTGA